A genomic window from Nocardioides rotundus includes:
- a CDS encoding DUF4235 domain-containing protein, with protein sequence MAQAEPAQTTKVWQAFSLGSALLAAAVAKKGLNTFWQRATGKNPPANPADPDVDVWEAVAWAAVSGTAIAIARMFAARRAANYYVRTTGKLPGDLRRDDQDAKSAPAAQS encoded by the coding sequence ATGGCACAGGCAGAGCCGGCTCAGACGACCAAGGTCTGGCAGGCATTTTCCCTGGGGTCCGCGCTGCTCGCCGCGGCCGTGGCGAAGAAGGGGCTCAACACCTTCTGGCAGCGCGCCACCGGCAAGAACCCGCCCGCCAACCCGGCCGACCCCGACGTGGACGTCTGGGAGGCCGTCGCCTGGGCTGCGGTGAGCGGCACCGCGATCGCGATCGCCCGGATGTTCGCCGCGCGGCGTGCGGCCAACTACTACGTCCGCACCACCGGCAAGCTCCCCGGCGACCTGCGCCGGGACGACCAGGACGCGAAGTCCGCGCCCGCGGCGCAGTCCTGA
- a CDS encoding DUF4193 domain-containing protein has product MATDYDAPRKTDEESSEESIEELKARRHDKNSGKVDEDEAEAAESFELPGADLSHEELAVEVKPRQEDEFTCMSCFLVHHRSQLADEKNLICRDCV; this is encoded by the coding sequence ATGGCGACTGACTACGACGCACCACGCAAGACCGACGAAGAGTCCTCAGAGGAGAGCATCGAGGAGCTCAAGGCTCGTCGGCACGACAAGAACTCGGGCAAGGTCGATGAGGACGAGGCGGAGGCCGCCGAGTCGTTCGAGCTGCCCGGGGCCGACCTCTCCCACGAGGAGCTCGCGGTGGAGGTCAAGCCGCGCCAGGAGGACGAGTTCACCTGCATGAGCTGCTTCCTGGTCCACCACCGCAGCCAGCTGGCCGATGAGAAGAACCTGATCTGCCGCGACTGCGTCTGA
- a CDS encoding class F sortase, with translation MASRITATLVSLSLLMVFAGVIWPDDRGPDVEYAAMAAPQTPTRISAPAIGLSAKVVPIEVSAEAVLDPPANTSQVGWWRSSARPGQQRGQVVLTGHTVHSGGGVMNRLGRLRPGNKVRLGTTGRPMTYEVTRRMVWSRAELAQRAPSVFAQDRRRGRLVLVTCTGWRNGVYTRNIVVVARPLGVEVPA, from the coding sequence ATGGCCTCCCGGATCACCGCGACCCTGGTGTCGCTGTCCCTGCTGATGGTCTTCGCCGGAGTGATCTGGCCCGACGACCGCGGCCCGGACGTGGAGTACGCCGCCATGGCGGCTCCGCAGACGCCCACGCGGATCAGCGCGCCGGCGATCGGCCTGAGCGCGAAGGTGGTGCCGATCGAGGTGTCCGCCGAGGCCGTGCTCGACCCGCCGGCGAACACCTCCCAGGTGGGTTGGTGGCGCAGCAGCGCCCGGCCCGGCCAGCAGCGCGGACAGGTGGTCCTCACCGGGCACACGGTGCACTCCGGCGGCGGGGTGATGAACCGCCTCGGCCGGCTGCGCCCCGGGAACAAGGTGCGACTGGGCACCACCGGCCGGCCCATGACCTATGAGGTGACCCGCCGCATGGTGTGGTCCCGAGCCGAGCTGGCGCAGCGCGCACCCAGTGTCTTCGCGCAGGACCGGCGGCGCGGGCGGCTCGTGCTGGTGACCTGCACAGGGTGGCGGAACGGTGTCTACACCCGCAACATCGTCGTGGTCGCGCGGCCCCTGGGCGTGGAGGTCCCGGCCTGA